The genomic region GGTGACGGTGGCAGCGCTGAGCTGCCCGGCGGCGTGTTCGACGTGCCGCTGAACGTCCCGCTGATCCACCAGGTCGTGGTCGCGCAGCTCGCCGCGGCCCGCCAGGGCACCCACGCCACCAAGACCCGCGGCGAGGTCCGCGGCGGTGGTCGCAAGCCGTACCGGCAGAAGGGCACCGGCCGCGCCCGGCAGGGCTCACTGCGCGCTCCGCAGTTCACCGGCGGTGGCGTCGTGCACGGCCCGACCCCGCGCAGCTACGACCAGCGCACCCCGAAGAAGATGAAGGCCGCCGCGCTGCGCGGCGCGTTGTCCGACCGGGCGCGCAACAACCGGGTCCACGTCGTGTCCTCGCTGGTCTCCGGTGAGGCGCCGTCGACCAAGGCCGCGGTGACGGCGCTGCGCACGGTCGCGGACACCCGCCGCGTGCTGGTGGTCGCGAGCCGTACCGACGAGCTGACCTGGAAGAGCCTGCGCAACGTCGCGGCGGTGCACCTGCTCGACCCGGGGCAGCTCAACACCTACGACGTGCTGGTGAGCGACGACGTCGTCTTCACCGAGGAGGCGCTGGCCGCGTTCCTCGCCCGCGACAGCCGTCCGGCGTCGCCCGCTGCGGCCGGGGCGGAGGAGAACAAGTGATTCCCGACCCGCGTGACGTCATCCTGCGGCCGGTCGTCTCCGAGAAGAGCTACGGCCTGCTCGACGAGAACGTCTACACCTTCATCGTGCACCCGGACGCGAACAAGACCCAGATCAAGCTCGCGGTCCAGCAGATCTTCAGCGTGCGCGTCCTGCGGGTGAACACCATCAACCGGCAGGGCAAGCGCAAGCGGACCAAGCACGGCTGGGGACACCGGTCCGCGACCAAGCGGGCCCTGGTGAGCCTGGCTCCCGGTGACACGATCGAGATCTTCGGAGGCCCCGGTGCCTGAGCGCGTGCGCCGCGCCGCGGCGGCGGCCCACCGGTCGACGGGCCAGGGACGGTAGGAAGCCATGGGAATTCGTAGGTACAAGCCGACGACGCCGGGGCGTCGTGGCGCGAGCGTGGCCGACTTCGTCGAGATCACCCGTGACCATCCGGAGAAGTCGCTGGTCCGCCCGCTGCACTCCAAGGGCGGGCGCAACGTCCACGGCCGGATCACCACCCGGCACCAGGGCGGCGGGCACAAGCGGGCCTACCGGATCATCGACTTCCGGCGGGACAAGGACGGCGTGCCGGCGAAGGTCGCGCACATCGAGTACGACCCGAACCGCACCGCCCGCATCGCGCTGCTGCACTACGCCGACGGCGAGAAGCGCTACATCATCGCCCCGGTGAAGCTCAAGCAGGGCGACCAGGTCAGCTCCGGGGTGGGCGCCGACATCAAGCCCGGCAACGCCCTGCCGCTGCGCAACATCCCGACCGGCACCGTGGTGCACGCCATCGAGCTGCGTCCCGGCGGCGGCGCGAAGATCGCCCGCAGCGCCGGCGCCAGCGTGCAGCTCGTCGCGAAGGACGGCCCCTACGCCCAGCTGCGGATGCCCTCGGGCGAGATCCGCAACGTGGACGTCCGCTGCCGCGCCACCGTCGGCGAGGTCGGTAACGCCGAGCAGAGCAACATCAACTGGGGTAAGGCCGGCCGGATGCGCTGGAAGGGCCGTCGGCCCACCGTGCGCGGTGTCGCGATGAACCCGGTCGACCACCCGCACGGTGGTGGTGAGGGCAAGACCTCCGGTGGCCGCCACCCGGTCAACCCGAAGGGCCGTCCGGAGGGACGGACCCGCGCCAACCACAAGTCGTCCGACGCGCTCATCGTGCGTCGTCGCAAGCAGAACAGGCGGCGGTAGTGACCTCACGCACCCGGACCCCGGCGCCCGTGAGCCCGCCGTCCGCCCCCCGTACCCACCGGATCTGAGCAGGAAGGAGGAGACACAGCCATGCCACGCAGTCTGAAGAAGGGCCCGTTCGTCGACGACCACCTGCTCAAGAAGGTGGACGTGCAGAACTCGAAGGGCACCAAGCACGTCATCAAGACCTGGTCCCGGCGCTCCACCGTGATCCCCGACATGCTGGGGCACACGATCGCCGTGCACGATGGCCGCAAGCACGTCCCGGTCTTCATCACCGAGGGCATGGTCGGGCACAAGCTCGGCGAGTTCGCCCCGACCCGGACGTTCCGCGGCCACGTCAAGGAGGACCGGAGGTCGCGCCGTGGCTGACGATCTCGTCGAGGGCCTGACCCGCGCCGGCCTGCCGGGCGCCAAGGCGTCGGCCCGCTACGTGCGGGTCTCGCCGACGAAGGCTCGCCGGGTCGTCGACCTGGTGCGCGGCCGGTCGGTCAGCGAGGCGCTCGACATCCTCCGGTTCGCCCCGCAGGCGGCCAGCGACGACGTGTACAAGGTCGTCGCCAGCGCCGCGGCCAATGCCGAGAACAACCACAGCCTCGATCCCGCCACCCTGTGGGTGGGCGAGGTCTACGTGGACGAGGGGCCGACGCTCAAGCGCATCCGGCCCCGCGCCCAGGGCCGGGCCTACCGGATCCGCAAGCGCACCAGCCACATCACCGTCGTGGTGGAGAGCCGGGAGCCGGTCTCCGCGGCCGGTCGGGGCGCGAAGACGACTAGGAGGGCCCGGTAGTGGGGCAGAAGGTCAACCCGCACGGGTTCCGGCTTGGCATCACGTCGGAGTTCACCTCCCGCTGGTACGCCGACAAGCAGTACAAGGCGTACGTCGGCGAGGACGTGAAGATCCGCAAGATGATGTCGCGGGGCATGGAGCGGGCCGGTATCAGCCGGGTCGACATCGAGCGGACCCAGGGTCGGCTGCGGGTGGACATCCACACCGCGCGCCCGGGCATCGTGATCGGCCGCCGCGGCGCCGAGGCCGACCGCATCCGCGGCGACCTGGAGAAGCTCACCGGCAAGCAGGTGCAGCTCAACATCCTCGAGGTCAAGAACCCCGAGGTCGACGCGCAGCTCGTCGCCCAGGGCGTGGCCGAGCAGCTCTCCAGCCGTGTCAGCTTCCGCCGCGCGATGCGCAAGGCGATGCAGACCGCGATGAAGGGCGGCGCCAAGGGCATCCGGGTTCAGTGCTCGGGTCGCCTCGGCGGCGCGGAGATGAGCCGGTCGGAGTTCTACCGTGAGGGTCGGGTGCCGCTGCACACCCTGCGGGCGGACATCGACTACGGCTTCTACGAGGCCCGGACGAACTTCGGCCGCATCGGCGTGAAGGTCTGGATCTACAAGGGCGACATCGTCCAGAGCCGGGCCGAGCGCGAGGCGCAGGAGGCCCTGCAGCGCCAGACCCGTCGGGACCGCCCGCGCCGCGGGCCGCGTTCCGGCTCGTCCGGCACCACGCAGGGCGGTACCGACGCCGGTCGCGCCGCGGCGCGCAGCGAGCGCCGGGGTCGTGGCGGAAACGCGCCGGCCGCCGAGACCGCTGCGTCCGAGGCAGGCGCGACCGAGTCGACCGCACCCGAGTCGACCGCACCTGAGTCGACCGCACCTGAGTCGACCGCACCTGAGTCGACCGCACCCGAGTCGACCGCACCCGAGACCACCGCGCCCGAGGCCGCGTCGTCGCCGGCCCCGGCGGCCGAGTCGACCGCGCCCGCCACCGCCGCGAGCGAGTCGGCCGCCACGCCGGCCGCCGCCGCGACGCCGGGCACTCCGGAGAAGGCGGAGGAATAGATCATGCTGATTCCCCGGAAGGTCGCGCACCGCAAGCAGCACCACCCCGGGCGGACCGGTGCGGCCAAGGGCGGAACCCGCGTCACGTTCGGCGAGTACGGGATCCAGGCCCTGGAGTCGGCCTACGTGACGAACCGGCAGATCGAGTCGGCGCGTATCGCGATGACCCGCCACATCCGTCGTGGTGGCAAGGTCTGGATCAACATCTACCCGGACCGCCCGCTGACCAAGAAGCCCGCCGAGACCCGGATGGGTTCCGGCAAGGGCTCGCCCGAGTGGTGGGTCGCGAACGTCAAGCCCGGCCGGGTGCTGTTCGAGCTGTCCGGGGTCGCGGAGCCCGTGGCCCGGGAGGCGATGCGGCGCGCGATCCACAAGCTGCCGATGAAGTGCCGTTTCGTGGTCCGTGAAGGTGGTGCGTGATGGCTGTCGCTACCGCGGACGAGCTGCGGAGCCTGTCGGGCGACGAGCTCGTCGACAAGCTCCGGGAAGCCAAGGAGGAGCTGTTCAACCTCCGGTTCCAGGCGGCGACCGGACAGCTTTCCAACAACCGGCGGCTGCGGGCCGTCCGGCGTGACATCGCCAAGATCTACACGGTGATGCGCGAACGGGAGCTGGGTATCACCGGCGATCCGGCGCTGGTCGCCGGTGCGGCGGACGATGACGCGACGCAGTCGGAACGGGCGTGAGGGCAGTGGCAGACGAGACGGCCTCCCAGGAGGCTTCGCAGAACACCGAGGCGGCGGTCGCGGACCGCGGCTTCCGCAAGGTCCGCGAGGGCCTCGTGGTCAGCGACAAGATGACCAAGACCGTCGTGGTCGCGGTCGAGGACCGCGTGCAGCACCCGCTGTACGGCAAGACGATCCGCCGGACGAAGAAGGTCAAGGCGCACGACGAGAACGGCACCACCGGTGTCGGCGACCGCGTGCTGCTGATGGAGACCCGGCCGTTGTCGGCCACCAAGCGGTGGCGGGTCGTGCAGGTCCTGGAGAAGGCCAAGTAGTTCCGGGGCGAGGCGACCTCGGGGGCCAGACGGCCCCCGAGGCGCCCGGCCCGGCGCCCGGGTGACCGGGTCCGACGCAGTACCGGTTGATCAGTAGTACCGGGTGATCAGGAGCGGAAAGTGATTCAGCAGGAGTCGCGACTTCGGGTCGCCGACAACACCGGAGCGCGGGAGATTCTCTGCATCCGGGTGCTTGGCGGCTCTGGGCGTCGTTACGCGGGGATCGGCGACATCATCGTCGGCACGGTCAAGGATGCCCTGCCCGGCGCCGGCGTGAAGCGCGGCGACGTGGTCAAGGCGGTCGTGGTGCGCACCACCAAGGAGCGCCGGCGGCCGGACGGCTCCTACATCCGTTTCGACGAGAACGCGGCGGTGCTCATCCGGGACGGCGGTGACCCCCGGGGCACCCGCATCTTCGGGCCGGTCGGCCGGGAGCTGCGTGACAAGAAGTTCATGAAGATCATCT from Frankia alni ACN14a harbors:
- the rplD gene encoding 50S ribosomal protein L4, which produces MSPVATASDPDATTTRTVSVHAPNGGDGGSAELPGGVFDVPLNVPLIHQVVVAQLAAARQGTHATKTRGEVRGGGRKPYRQKGTGRARQGSLRAPQFTGGGVVHGPTPRSYDQRTPKKMKAAALRGALSDRARNNRVHVVSSLVSGEAPSTKAAVTALRTVADTRRVLVVASRTDELTWKSLRNVAAVHLLDPGQLNTYDVLVSDDVVFTEEALAAFLARDSRPASPAAAGAEENK
- the rplW gene encoding 50S ribosomal protein L23, with the protein product MIPDPRDVILRPVVSEKSYGLLDENVYTFIVHPDANKTQIKLAVQQIFSVRVLRVNTINRQGKRKRTKHGWGHRSATKRALVSLAPGDTIEIFGGPGA
- the rplB gene encoding 50S ribosomal protein L2; translation: MGIRRYKPTTPGRRGASVADFVEITRDHPEKSLVRPLHSKGGRNVHGRITTRHQGGGHKRAYRIIDFRRDKDGVPAKVAHIEYDPNRTARIALLHYADGEKRYIIAPVKLKQGDQVSSGVGADIKPGNALPLRNIPTGTVVHAIELRPGGGAKIARSAGASVQLVAKDGPYAQLRMPSGEIRNVDVRCRATVGEVGNAEQSNINWGKAGRMRWKGRRPTVRGVAMNPVDHPHGGGEGKTSGGRHPVNPKGRPEGRTRANHKSSDALIVRRRKQNRRR
- the rpsS gene encoding 30S ribosomal protein S19; the protein is MPRSLKKGPFVDDHLLKKVDVQNSKGTKHVIKTWSRRSTVIPDMLGHTIAVHDGRKHVPVFITEGMVGHKLGEFAPTRTFRGHVKEDRRSRRG
- the rplV gene encoding 50S ribosomal protein L22 — protein: MADDLVEGLTRAGLPGAKASARYVRVSPTKARRVVDLVRGRSVSEALDILRFAPQAASDDVYKVVASAAANAENNHSLDPATLWVGEVYVDEGPTLKRIRPRAQGRAYRIRKRTSHITVVVESREPVSAAGRGAKTTRRAR
- the rpsC gene encoding 30S ribosomal protein S3 produces the protein MGQKVNPHGFRLGITSEFTSRWYADKQYKAYVGEDVKIRKMMSRGMERAGISRVDIERTQGRLRVDIHTARPGIVIGRRGAEADRIRGDLEKLTGKQVQLNILEVKNPEVDAQLVAQGVAEQLSSRVSFRRAMRKAMQTAMKGGAKGIRVQCSGRLGGAEMSRSEFYREGRVPLHTLRADIDYGFYEARTNFGRIGVKVWIYKGDIVQSRAEREAQEALQRQTRRDRPRRGPRSGSSGTTQGGTDAGRAAARSERRGRGGNAPAAETAASEAGATESTAPESTAPESTAPESTAPESTAPESTAPETTAPEAASSPAPAAESTAPATAASESAATPAAAATPGTPEKAEE
- the rplP gene encoding 50S ribosomal protein L16 — protein: MLIPRKVAHRKQHHPGRTGAAKGGTRVTFGEYGIQALESAYVTNRQIESARIAMTRHIRRGGKVWINIYPDRPLTKKPAETRMGSGKGSPEWWVANVKPGRVLFELSGVAEPVAREAMRRAIHKLPMKCRFVVREGGA
- the rpmC gene encoding 50S ribosomal protein L29, whose protein sequence is MMAVATADELRSLSGDELVDKLREAKEELFNLRFQAATGQLSNNRRLRAVRRDIAKIYTVMRERELGITGDPALVAGAADDDATQSERA
- the rpsQ gene encoding 30S ribosomal protein S17; its protein translation is MADETASQEASQNTEAAVADRGFRKVREGLVVSDKMTKTVVVAVEDRVQHPLYGKTIRRTKKVKAHDENGTTGVGDRVLLMETRPLSATKRWRVVQVLEKAK
- the rplN gene encoding 50S ribosomal protein L14 is translated as MIQQESRLRVADNTGAREILCIRVLGGSGRRYAGIGDIIVGTVKDALPGAGVKRGDVVKAVVVRTTKERRRPDGSYIRFDENAAVLIRDGGDPRGTRIFGPVGRELRDKKFMKIISLAPEVL